The following proteins are encoded in a genomic region of Arachis ipaensis cultivar K30076 chromosome B02, Araip1.1, whole genome shotgun sequence:
- the LOC107628079 gene encoding F-box protein At5g07610-like gives MHSVVEDKDLLTEILLRLAVKDLLRYKCVCKKWLSVISEPQFCNRHTLGLCRNHKLYASGMLLQETEDCLILKKARITPFTNNSNNRFTYLHLHNEFDGLLYYRILQSCNGLLLWDSAPIQWPSPPYDVEVKKFLQGCRYFYISNPSTGHCVRIDQFGYKIHHPNFSNPVLIFEPWKSPHYKIIFFAKVVELATNKMKMNVYSSNTGSWNKVDVLTFPNDIRYFRNNGVYCNGAIHWYDVVDDRSKVYFDIDGLCFKNYFPALPIPPVPPYYKQLAELYLGNSGENLYMIVQKNDDPLKLIYGIWELKKDYSEWIVRFHVDLTTFEAGTFDVDAFDVVRQPPNDEHEQEDSILAILIINRTKLVAYNLKDHSSRILYEEDRFYPPSFHHHYFETLTSILPSY, from the coding sequence ATGCATAGTGTGGTGGAAGACAAGGATTTGCTAACGGAAATCCTTCTCCGGTTGGCGGTTAAAGACTTGCTCCGATACAAATGCGTGTGCAAAAAATGGTTGTCTGTGATCTCCGAGCCCCAGTTTTGTAATCGGCACACCCTTGGACTATGCCGCAATCACAAACTTTATGCATCTGGAATGTTGCTCCAAGAAACAGAGGATTGCCTCATCCTTAAGAAGGCTCGCATAACCCCATTCACCAATAACAGCAACAACAGGTTCACCTACCTCCATCTTCATAATGAGTTTGATGGACTACTTTACTATCGTATTCTTCAATCATGCAATGGTCTACTACTCTGGGATAGTGCTCCAATACAATGGCCTTCACCACCCTACGATGTGGAAGTTAAGAAATTTCTCCAAGGATGCCGTTATTTTTATATAAGCAATCCATCAACCGGTCATTGTGTTCGTATAGACCAATTTGGCTATAAAATTCATCATCCAAATTTTTCTAATCCAGTTCTTATCTTTGAACCTTGGAAATCTCCTCACTATAAAATTATCTTTTTCGCTAAAGTCGTAGAACTCGCAACCAATAAGATGAAGATGAATGTTTATTCATCAAACACGGGTTCTTGGAACAAAGTTGATGTTCTTACTTTTCCAAATGATATTCGCTACTTCCGTAACAATGGTGTTTATTGCAATGGTGCTATACATTGGTACGATGTTGTTGATGATCGAAGTAAAGTGTATTTCGATATTGATGGGCTTtgctttaaaaattattttccaGCGTTACCAATACCACCAGTACCACCTTATTATAAGCAGCTTGCGGAGTTGTATTTAGGAAATAGTGGAGAGAATCTATACATGATTGTGCAAAAGAATGATGACCCGTTAAAGTTAATTTATGGTATTTGGGAGTTAAAAAAAGATTATAGTGAATGGATTGTTAGATTTCATGTAGATCTAACTACTTTCGAAGCAGGTACTTTTGATGTTGATGCATTTGATGTTGTTAGGCAACCACCAAATGATGAACACGAACAGGAAGATTCAATACTTGCAATTCTAATAATTAATCGTACAAAATTAGTGGCTTATAATTTGAAGGATCATAGCTCGAGAATTCTCTATGAAGAAGATAGATTCTATCCACCAAGTTTTCATCATCACTACTTTGAGACTTTGACAAGTATTCTACCGAGTTATTAG